In Agromyces sp. G08B096, a genomic segment contains:
- the rpmD gene encoding 50S ribosomal protein L30: MAKQLKVTQIKSKVSEKQYQRDTLRSLGLKRIGDSVVREDTPQNRGYVKTVAHLVKVEEID; encoded by the coding sequence ATGGCCAAGCAGCTCAAGGTGACCCAGATCAAGTCCAAGGTGAGCGAGAAGCAGTACCAGCGCGACACGCTCCGCAGCCTCGGGCTGAAGCGCATCGGCGACTCCGTCGTCCGTGAGGACACCCCGCAGAACCGCGGGTACGTCAAGACGGTCGCCCACCTCGTGAAGGTTGAGGAGATTGACTAA
- the rpsE gene encoding 30S ribosomal protein S5 produces MTTAEAPVETAASSEPQRNEREGRRGGGRDRGQGRDRGGRDADKSQFLERVVTINRVSKVVKGGRRFSFTALVVVGDGNGLVGVGYGKAREVPTAISKGVEEAKKNFFRVPRVAATIPHPVQGEAAAGVVLLRPASAGTGVIAGGPVRAVLECAGIHDVLSKSLGSSNTINIVHATVEALKQLEEPRAVAARRGLDYDEVAPARLLRAEAQAAEAAAAAKAGA; encoded by the coding sequence GTGACCACCGCAGAGGCACCCGTCGAGACGGCCGCGTCCAGCGAGCCGCAGCGCAACGAGCGCGAGGGTCGCCGCGGCGGTGGCCGTGACCGCGGCCAGGGCCGCGACCGCGGTGGCCGCGACGCCGACAAGAGCCAGTTCCTCGAGCGCGTCGTGACCATCAACCGCGTGTCGAAGGTCGTCAAGGGCGGTCGCCGCTTCAGCTTCACGGCGCTGGTCGTCGTGGGCGACGGCAACGGCCTGGTCGGCGTCGGCTACGGCAAGGCGCGCGAGGTCCCGACGGCGATCTCGAAGGGCGTCGAGGAAGCGAAGAAGAACTTCTTCCGCGTCCCGCGCGTGGCCGCGACCATTCCGCACCCCGTGCAGGGCGAGGCCGCAGCCGGCGTCGTGCTGCTCCGTCCGGCGTCCGCCGGTACCGGTGTCATCGCCGGTGGTCCGGTCCGCGCCGTGCTCGAGTGCGCTGGCATCCACGACGTTCTGAGCAAGTCGCTCGGCTCGTCGAACACCATCAACATCGTGCACGCCACGGTGGAGGCGCTGAAGCAGCTCGAAGAGCCGCGTGCCGTCGCCGCCCGTCGTGGTCTCGACTACGACGAGGTCGCCCCGGCCCGTCTCCTGCGTGCCGAGGCCCAGGCGGCCGAGGCCGCCGCAGCAGCGAAGGCAGGTGCCTGA
- the rplR gene encoding 50S ribosomal protein L18 translates to MAVKSKSAARSRRHTRLRKKIVGTEVRPRLVVTRSARHVFVQVVDDSKGRTVASASTMEADLRAFEGDKTAKARKVGELVAERAKQAGIEEVVFDRGGNKYAGRVAAIAEGAREAGLNL, encoded by the coding sequence ATGGCTGTGAAGAGCAAGTCGGCTGCGCGCTCGCGCCGCCACACCCGCCTTCGCAAGAAGATCGTGGGCACCGAGGTGCGTCCGCGCCTCGTCGTGACCCGTTCGGCCCGCCACGTGTTCGTGCAGGTCGTCGACGACAGCAAGGGCCGCACCGTGGCCAGCGCGTCGACGATGGAGGCCGACCTCCGTGCGTTCGAGGGCGACAAGACGGCCAAGGCCCGCAAGGTCGGCGAGCTCGTCGCCGAGCGTGCCAAGCAGGCCGGCATCGAGGAGGTCGTCTTCGACCGCGGCGGCAACAAGTACGCCGGTCGCGTCGCGGCGATCGCCGAAGGAGCGCGAGAGGCAGGGCTGAACCTGTGA
- the rplF gene encoding 50S ribosomal protein L6, translating to MSRIGRLPIDIPAGVDVKIDGQAVSVKGPKGELALVVAAPIEVKLEENQVLVTRPDDERASRSLHGLTRTLIANNIIGVTQGYSKALEIVGTGYRVAQKGSAVEFALGFSHPVTVEAPAGITLTVEGNNKLTVSGIDKQAVGETAANIRKIKKPEPYKGKGIRYAGEVVRRKAGKAGK from the coding sequence ATGTCACGTATCGGACGACTCCCCATCGACATCCCCGCCGGCGTCGACGTCAAGATCGACGGCCAGGCCGTCTCCGTGAAGGGCCCGAAGGGCGAGCTCGCGCTCGTCGTCGCGGCCCCCATCGAGGTCAAGCTCGAGGAGAACCAGGTCCTCGTCACCCGGCCCGACGACGAGCGCGCTTCGCGTTCGCTGCACGGCCTGACGCGCACTCTCATCGCGAACAACATCATCGGCGTGACCCAGGGCTACTCCAAGGCTCTCGAGATCGTCGGCACCGGCTACCGCGTGGCCCAGAAGGGCTCGGCCGTCGAGTTCGCGCTCGGCTTCTCGCACCCGGTCACCGTCGAGGCGCCTGCGGGCATCACGCTCACGGTCGAGGGCAACAACAAGCTCACCGTCTCGGGCATCGACAAGCAGGCCGTCGGCGAGACCGCCGCGAACATCCGCAAGATCAAGAAGCCCGAGCCCTACAAGGGCAAGGGCATCCGCTACGCCGGCGAGGTCGTGCGTCGCAAGGCCGGAAAGGCTGGTAAGTAA
- a CDS encoding PTS sugar transporter subunit IIA has translation MAERWQRLLDELSRVDGWITAAELAGRLSVTTRTVRSWVAQANGGSAVVRSGPQGYRLDRAALAARSERAANAPRAPEGPEARAARLIRLLVDADDGLDVFETAEAFHVSESTLDGDLARVRTRLGGTQLSLERRGPTVALTGPELARRRLLGDLLRDESTRGRLAVDALRRRFPELPGLRDALVAELRVAGYAPNEYTLDDVLLHVSIAADRVSRNRRLDEVADAEPDALEGLLGDLVESHLGVRLPAADRTHLGRLLRVRAATRLHSADDGGDRSADDVEHPAALDRATGSPRSGVVREIVRGAASEYLVDLTDDDFIERLALHVDNLAERSVDRAFSRNPLTAQIKSAYPLIYELAVYVAAELGRREGIAVNDDEIAYLAMHLGAHLDRRRSGGDEVRIVVDAPAYHGLVDALVARVGETAGDGVVVESGTARDAPHADLVVAVVPPVGAVQRLVLVSPLPTPDELERVRAEVARIRRARRTARLAARLAETIEPEFFVRGLRGFDREGVIRLLGQRLVAGGVIDPAYVEGAVDRERMSSTAFAEHLAVPHAMSMTARRTAIAIAVDEVPIDWAGTPVHVVAFIAFADSGRAEFQEIFDQFVETFSDRANVLRLVRGATDHTGLVAELARLMEAEEPGGR, from the coding sequence GTGGCCGAGCGATGGCAGCGACTCCTCGACGAGCTGTCGCGGGTCGACGGCTGGATCACCGCTGCCGAGCTCGCCGGCCGGCTCTCCGTCACGACGCGCACCGTGCGCTCGTGGGTGGCGCAGGCCAACGGCGGATCCGCCGTGGTGCGGTCCGGCCCGCAGGGCTACCGGCTCGATCGTGCGGCACTCGCCGCGCGATCGGAGCGTGCGGCGAATGCCCCGCGTGCACCCGAGGGACCCGAGGCGCGCGCTGCGCGGCTCATCCGGTTGCTCGTCGACGCGGACGACGGGCTGGACGTCTTCGAGACGGCCGAGGCCTTCCACGTGAGCGAGTCCACGCTCGACGGCGATCTCGCGCGTGTGCGAACGCGGCTGGGCGGGACGCAGCTCTCGCTGGAGCGCCGGGGCCCGACGGTCGCCCTCACCGGCCCGGAGCTCGCTCGACGACGCCTGCTCGGCGATCTCCTGCGCGACGAGTCCACGCGCGGACGGCTGGCCGTGGACGCCCTGCGGCGGCGGTTCCCCGAGCTGCCGGGCCTCCGCGACGCCCTCGTGGCCGAGCTGCGCGTCGCCGGATACGCGCCGAACGAGTACACGCTCGACGATGTGCTGCTGCACGTCTCGATCGCCGCCGACCGGGTCTCGCGGAACCGACGGCTCGACGAGGTCGCCGACGCGGAGCCCGACGCCCTCGAAGGCCTCCTCGGCGACCTGGTCGAGTCGCATCTCGGCGTGCGTCTGCCCGCCGCCGACCGCACGCACCTCGGCCGCCTGCTGCGCGTGCGCGCCGCGACCCGGCTCCACTCCGCGGACGACGGCGGAGACCGCAGCGCGGACGACGTCGAGCACCCGGCAGCGCTCGACAGGGCCACCGGGTCGCCGCGGAGCGGCGTCGTCCGCGAGATCGTCCGCGGTGCGGCATCCGAGTATCTCGTCGACCTCACCGACGACGACTTCATCGAACGCCTCGCGCTCCACGTCGACAATCTCGCCGAGCGCTCGGTCGACCGGGCGTTCTCCCGGAACCCGCTGACCGCGCAGATCAAGTCCGCGTACCCGCTCATTTACGAACTGGCGGTCTACGTGGCCGCGGAGCTCGGCCGCCGCGAGGGCATCGCGGTCAACGACGACGAGATCGCCTACCTCGCGATGCACCTCGGGGCGCACCTCGATCGCCGGCGCTCCGGAGGCGACGAGGTGCGCATCGTCGTCGACGCGCCGGCCTACCACGGGCTCGTGGACGCGCTCGTCGCGCGCGTCGGCGAGACGGCGGGCGACGGCGTCGTCGTCGAGTCGGGTACGGCTCGGGATGCCCCGCACGCCGACCTCGTCGTCGCCGTCGTGCCGCCCGTGGGCGCGGTGCAGCGGCTCGTGCTCGTCTCCCCGTTGCCCACGCCGGATGAGCTCGAGCGCGTGCGGGCCGAGGTCGCGCGGATCCGGCGCGCGCGGCGCACCGCCAGACTCGCGGCACGGCTGGCGGAGACCATCGAGCCGGAGTTCTTCGTCCGCGGGCTCAGGGGGTTCGACCGTGAGGGCGTCATCCGTCTGCTCGGCCAGCGCCTGGTCGCCGGCGGTGTGATCGATCCGGCCTATGTCGAGGGTGCCGTGGACCGCGAGCGCATGTCGTCCACGGCGTTCGCCGAGCACCTCGCCGTGCCGCACGCGATGTCGATGACGGCCCGGCGCACGGCCATCGCCATCGCCGTCGACGAGGTGCCCATCGACTGGGCGGGCACGCCGGTGCACGTCGTCGCGTTCATCGCCTTCGCCGACAGCGGTCGGGCGGAGTTCCAGGAGATCTTCGACCAGTTCGTCGAGACCTTCTCCGACCGCGCGAACGTCCTGCGCCTGGTGCGCGGTGCGACGGATCACACCGGACTCGTCGCCGAACTCGCCCGGCTGATGGAGGCCGAGGAGCCCGGCGGGCGCTGA
- the rpsH gene encoding 30S ribosomal protein S8 — MTMTDPVADMLTRLRNANSAHHDTVSMPHSKLKAHIAEILKNEGYIAGFEVTDARVGKTLTLQLKFGPNRERSIAGIKRVSKPGLRVYAKSTELPKVLGGLGVAILSTSSGLLTDRQAEKKGVGGEVLAYVW, encoded by the coding sequence ATGACGATGACCGACCCGGTCGCTGACATGCTGACGCGCCTTCGCAACGCGAACTCGGCGCACCACGACACCGTGTCGATGCCGCACTCGAAGCTCAAGGCGCACATCGCGGAGATCCTGAAGAACGAGGGCTACATCGCCGGCTTCGAGGTCACCGACGCGCGCGTGGGAAAGACCCTCACGCTGCAGCTGAAGTTCGGCCCGAACCGCGAGCGTTCGATCGCGGGCATCAAGCGGGTCTCCAAGCCCGGCCTCCGCGTGTACGCGAAGTCGACCGAGCTGCCCAAGGTGCTCGGCGGCCTCGGCGTCGCGATCCTGTCCACTTCCAGCGGTCTGCTCACCGACCGCCAGGCCGAGAAGAAGGGCGTGGGTGGGGAAGTCCTCGCCTACGTGTGGTAG
- the rplO gene encoding 50S ribosomal protein L15 — protein MADEKKDAVAEGTAKQAPAKKAAAKPAAEKSEKAPAKKAPAKAAAAKADDAKAEKAPAKKASAKKAEPKDAAERREPVLKVHHLRPAPGAKKDKTRVGRGEGSKGKTAGRGTKGSKARTTVRPGFEGGQLPYHMRAPKLRGFKNPFRVEYQVVNLDKLAELYPKGGDVTVADLVAKGAVRKNERVKVLGNGDIQVKLTVSVDKVSGSAEQKIVAAGGSVK, from the coding sequence ATGGCTGACGAGAAGAAGGACGCCGTCGCCGAGGGGACTGCCAAGCAGGCTCCGGCGAAGAAGGCGGCCGCGAAGCCCGCCGCCGAGAAGTCCGAGAAGGCGCCCGCCAAGAAGGCGCCGGCCAAGGCTGCGGCGGCGAAGGCCGACGACGCCAAGGCCGAGAAGGCTCCCGCCAAGAAGGCCTCGGCCAAGAAGGCGGAGCCGAAGGACGCCGCCGAGCGGCGCGAGCCGGTCCTGAAGGTGCACCACCTGCGTCCCGCGCCCGGTGCGAAGAAGGACAAGACCCGCGTCGGCCGCGGTGAGGGTTCCAAGGGCAAGACCGCCGGTCGCGGCACCAAGGGCTCGAAGGCCCGCACCACGGTGCGCCCCGGCTTCGAGGGCGGCCAGCTTCCGTACCACATGCGTGCGCCGAAGCTCCGCGGCTTCAAGAACCCGTTCCGCGTCGAGTACCAGGTGGTCAACCTGGACAAGCTCGCCGAGCTCTACCCGAAGGGCGGCGACGTGACCGTCGCCGACCTCGTGGCCAAGGGTGCCGTCCGCAAGAACGAGCGCGTCAAGGTGCTCGGCAACGGCGACATCCAGGTCAAGCTCACCGTCTCGGTCGACAAGGTCTCGGGTTCCGCCGAGCAGAAGATCGTGGCGGCGGGCGGCTCGGTCAAGTAG
- a CDS encoding HPr family phosphocarrier protein — MVERTVRIGSTHGLHARPAKLFTQAVASSGSSVTISKAGGAPVNAASILSVIAQGIDHGDEVTLLVEGGDEQAVLDRLVELLGTDHDE, encoded by the coding sequence ATGGTGGAACGCACAGTTCGGATCGGATCGACCCACGGCCTGCACGCCAGGCCGGCCAAGCTCTTCACCCAGGCCGTCGCGTCATCGGGATCGAGTGTCACGATCAGCAAGGCGGGCGGTGCGCCCGTCAACGCGGCGAGCATCCTCTCCGTCATCGCGCAGGGCATCGACCACGGCGACGAGGTCACCCTGCTCGTCGAGGGCGGTGACGAACAGGCCGTGCTCGACCGGCTCGTCGAACTGCTCGGCACCGATCACGACGAGTAG
- the secY gene encoding preprotein translocase subunit SecY, with product MFNAIGRIFRTPDLRRKIGFTLGIVALFRLGSFIPAPFVDFTNVQACLVSAQGSASGLYELVNVFSGGALLQLSIFALGIMPYITASIIVQLLRVVIPHFETLYKEGQAGQARLTQYTRYLTIALGVLQSTTLITVARSGALFSGASAPECSQLITNDAWYAILLMVITMTAGTGLIMWMGELITERGIGNGMSLLIFTSIAATFPGSLWAIGISRGWNTFAVVLLIGLVVVVAVVFVEQSQRRIPVQYAKRMVGRRTYGGNNTYIPIKVNMAGVVPVIFASSLLYLPALIAQFNQPAAGEEPQAWVVWIQNYLTQGDHPLYMLLYFLLIVGFTYFYVAITFNPDEVSENMKKYGGFIPGIRAGRPTAEYLDYVLTRITFPGSLYLGAIALIPLIAFALVGANQNFPFGGASILIIVGVGLETVKQIDAQLQQRHYEGLLR from the coding sequence GTGTTCAACGCCATCGGGCGCATCTTCCGCACCCCCGATCTTCGGAGGAAGATCGGCTTCACCCTGGGCATCGTCGCCCTCTTCCGCCTCGGCTCCTTCATTCCCGCGCCGTTCGTGGACTTCACGAACGTGCAGGCGTGTCTCGTCTCGGCACAGGGCTCGGCCTCCGGCCTGTACGAGCTCGTCAACGTCTTCTCCGGCGGCGCGCTGCTCCAGCTGTCGATCTTCGCGCTCGGCATCATGCCGTACATCACGGCGTCGATCATCGTCCAGCTCCTGCGCGTCGTGATCCCCCACTTCGAGACCCTGTACAAGGAAGGCCAGGCCGGTCAGGCCCGGCTCACCCAGTACACGCGGTACCTCACGATCGCCCTCGGCGTGCTGCAGTCCACGACGCTGATCACGGTGGCTCGCAGCGGCGCGCTGTTCAGCGGCGCCTCCGCCCCCGAGTGCTCGCAGCTCATCACGAACGACGCCTGGTACGCCATCCTCCTCATGGTCATCACCATGACCGCCGGCACCGGCCTCATCATGTGGATGGGCGAGCTCATCACCGAGCGCGGCATCGGCAACGGCATGTCCCTCCTCATCTTCACCTCGATCGCGGCGACCTTCCCCGGCTCGCTCTGGGCGATCGGCATCTCGCGCGGCTGGAACACGTTCGCGGTCGTGCTGCTCATCGGCCTCGTGGTCGTGGTCGCCGTCGTCTTCGTCGAGCAGTCGCAGCGGCGCATCCCGGTGCAGTACGCGAAGCGCATGGTCGGCCGGCGGACGTACGGCGGCAACAACACGTACATCCCGATCAAGGTCAACATGGCGGGCGTCGTGCCGGTCATCTTCGCCTCGTCGCTGCTGTACCTGCCGGCCCTGATCGCCCAGTTCAACCAGCCGGCGGCCGGCGAGGAGCCGCAGGCCTGGGTCGTGTGGATCCAGAACTACCTCACGCAGGGCGACCACCCGCTCTACATGCTGCTGTACTTCCTGCTCATCGTCGGGTTCACGTACTTCTACGTGGCGATCACGTTCAACCCCGACGAGGTGTCGGAGAACATGAAGAAGTACGGCGGCTTCATCCCCGGCATCCGCGCCGGCCGGCCGACCGCCGAGTACCTCGACTACGTGCTCACGCGCATCACGTTCCCGGGCTCCCTGTACCTCGGTGCGATCGCGCTCATCCCGCTCATCGCGTTCGCGCTCGTGGGCGCCAACCAGAACTTCCCGTTCGGCGGTGCGTCGATCCTCATCATCGTGGGCGTCGGCCTCGAGACGGTGAAGCAGATCGACGCCCAGCTCCAGCAGCGACACTACGAAGGACTTCTGCGATGA
- a CDS encoding adenylate kinase yields the protein MTAATTHARFLIVGPQGSGKGTQGVVVASAFGIPQVATGDIFRANVAGGTELGKRVQAIIEAGDLVPDELTSELVRDRLSQPDAASGFLLDGYPRNRGQVADLDAFLGSRGEQLDAVIELAVPRAESIARLRQRAIEQGRTDDTEEVISNRLAIYERETAPILDDYRARDLVVRIDGVGSLDEVTARIFEALAVRGFAAAHPGTPATA from the coding sequence ATGACGGCTGCCACCACCCACGCCAGGTTCCTGATCGTCGGCCCCCAGGGGTCCGGCAAGGGCACGCAGGGCGTAGTGGTCGCGTCGGCGTTCGGAATCCCGCAGGTCGCGACCGGCGACATCTTCCGTGCGAACGTCGCAGGCGGGACGGAGCTCGGCAAGCGCGTCCAGGCGATCATCGAGGCCGGCGACCTGGTTCCCGACGAGCTCACCAGCGAGCTCGTGCGCGACCGGCTGTCGCAGCCCGACGCGGCATCCGGGTTCCTGCTCGACGGGTACCCGCGCAACCGCGGGCAGGTCGCCGACCTCGACGCGTTCCTCGGGTCGCGCGGCGAGCAGCTCGACGCCGTCATCGAGCTGGCCGTCCCGCGCGCGGAGTCGATCGCCCGGCTCCGGCAGCGCGCGATCGAGCAGGGCCGCACGGACGACACCGAAGAGGTGATCTCGAACCGGCTCGCGATCTACGAGCGCGAGACCGCGCCGATCCTCGACGACTACCGGGCGCGCGACCTCGTCGTGCGCATCGACGGCGTCGGCTCGCTCGACGAGGTCACCGCGCGGATCTTCGAGGCGCTCGCCGTCCGCGGGTTCGCGGCGGCGCACCCGGGCACGCCCGCTACGGCCTGA
- the map gene encoding type I methionyl aminopeptidase, translating into MFRKSIYKSPAELRAMRAAGLATAAALAEARRLLRVGATPLELDAAAERVILSHGGRSNFKLEPGYRHALCVSVGDDVVHGIPGDRAFRPGDIVSVDGGAEVDGWNGDAAFTVVLPDPSRPEVVAAREELARVTEHALWTGVAALAGAKHLNEVGAAIEDAVRAEGDYGILTDYVGHGIGRSMHEEPPVFNYRVERRSPAVKPGLVVAIEPMLVAGSIETFVRDDEWTVTTADGADAAHVEHSVAVHDGGVWVLTAEDGGRAALEPYGVVPVPIA; encoded by the coding sequence GTGTTCCGCAAGTCGATCTACAAGTCGCCGGCCGAGCTGCGCGCGATGCGCGCTGCCGGGCTCGCGACGGCGGCCGCCCTCGCGGAGGCGCGTCGGCTGCTGCGGGTCGGCGCGACGCCGCTGGAGTTGGACGCGGCGGCCGAGCGGGTCATCCTGTCGCATGGCGGCCGCTCGAACTTCAAGCTCGAGCCCGGCTACCGGCACGCCCTCTGCGTCTCGGTCGGTGACGACGTCGTGCACGGCATCCCCGGCGACCGGGCCTTCCGCCCGGGCGACATCGTGTCGGTCGACGGCGGCGCCGAGGTCGACGGGTGGAACGGCGATGCCGCATTCACCGTCGTCCTGCCCGACCCGTCGCGTCCGGAGGTGGTCGCCGCGCGGGAGGAGCTCGCCCGCGTCACCGAACACGCGCTCTGGACCGGGGTCGCGGCACTGGCCGGCGCGAAGCATCTCAACGAGGTCGGCGCGGCCATCGAGGACGCGGTGCGCGCTGAGGGCGACTACGGCATCCTCACCGACTACGTCGGCCACGGCATCGGTCGTTCGATGCACGAAGAGCCGCCGGTGTTCAACTATCGCGTCGAGCGGCGCAGCCCCGCGGTGAAGCCGGGCCTGGTCGTGGCGATCGAGCCCATGCTCGTGGCCGGGTCGATCGAGACGTTCGTGCGCGACGACGAGTGGACCGTCACGACGGCCGACGGGGCGGATGCCGCGCACGTCGAGCACTCCGTCGCCGTGCACGACGGCGGCGTGTGGGTGCTCACGGCGGAGGACGGCGGTCGGGCGGCGCTCGAACCGTACGGCGTCGTGCCGGTGCCGATCGCGTAG
- the ptsP gene encoding phosphoenolpyruvate--protein phosphotransferase yields the protein MNEIQGTGIGQGVAVGPVVRMAERLPEPVDRPSHLDPAREEERARASLSVVAQDLQRRGSLAGGAAKDVLEAQAMMAEDPTLVEDIVKRLGEGKTAERAVYEAFAAFRELLAGMGGYLGERAADLDDVSQRVVAHLLKLPAPGVPNPGHPFVLVARDLAPADTALLDLGQVLGLVTVDGGPTSHTAILAREKSIVAVVGAAGAAELADGDSVIVDAERDVVVASPTAVQVAEARARIAEHAAAAAAPVTPGALADGTAVPLLANLGSADGAAEAIRLGAEGVGLFRTEFLFLDADRAPSVAEQQEQYTRLLAAFPGRKVVVRVLDAGADKPLAFLNDAPEENPALGLRGIRSLRHAETILREQLTALAAADAATDAELWVMAPMIATVEETRYFTALAADLGIRVAGVMVEVPSAALLAEQVLDVAAFASIGTNDLTQYTMAADRLLGTVANLQDPWHPAVLKLIAEVGRAGAATGKPVGICGEAAADPLLAVVLVGLGATSLSMSPSALADVRASLARYGLDDARAIARAALAAEGAAEAKQAAREAAESSTTVHPARETAP from the coding sequence GTGAACGAGATCCAGGGCACGGGCATCGGTCAGGGGGTGGCCGTCGGGCCGGTGGTGCGGATGGCGGAACGGCTGCCCGAGCCGGTCGACCGGCCGAGCCACCTCGACCCGGCCCGGGAGGAGGAGCGCGCGCGGGCGTCGCTCTCCGTCGTCGCCCAGGATCTTCAGCGCCGCGGTTCGCTGGCCGGCGGGGCCGCGAAGGACGTGCTCGAGGCGCAGGCGATGATGGCCGAGGACCCGACGCTCGTCGAGGACATCGTGAAGCGGCTGGGTGAGGGCAAGACCGCCGAGCGGGCGGTGTACGAGGCGTTCGCCGCGTTCCGCGAGCTCCTCGCCGGGATGGGCGGGTACCTCGGCGAGCGTGCCGCCGACCTCGACGACGTCTCGCAGCGCGTCGTCGCGCACCTGCTGAAGCTCCCCGCGCCGGGCGTGCCGAACCCCGGCCACCCCTTCGTGCTCGTCGCCAGGGACCTCGCGCCCGCCGACACCGCGCTGCTCGATCTCGGACAGGTGCTCGGCCTCGTCACCGTCGACGGCGGGCCGACGTCGCACACGGCGATCCTCGCGAGGGAGAAGTCCATCGTCGCGGTCGTCGGTGCGGCGGGCGCCGCCGAGCTCGCGGACGGCGACAGTGTGATCGTCGACGCGGAACGAGACGTCGTGGTCGCCTCGCCCACGGCCGTCCAGGTCGCCGAGGCCCGTGCGCGGATCGCCGAGCATGCGGCCGCGGCCGCGGCACCGGTGACGCCCGGCGCACTCGCGGACGGGACCGCCGTGCCGCTGCTCGCGAACCTCGGGTCCGCCGACGGTGCCGCCGAGGCCATCAGGCTGGGCGCCGAAGGCGTCGGACTGTTCCGCACCGAGTTCCTGTTCCTCGACGCCGACCGGGCGCCGAGCGTGGCCGAGCAGCAGGAGCAGTACACCCGGCTGCTGGCCGCCTTCCCCGGACGGAAGGTCGTCGTGCGGGTGCTGGACGCCGGCGCCGACAAGCCCCTCGCCTTCCTCAACGACGCGCCCGAGGAGAACCCGGCCCTCGGGCTGCGCGGCATCCGCTCGCTCCGGCACGCCGAGACGATCCTCCGCGAACAGCTCACCGCGCTCGCCGCGGCCGACGCCGCGACCGACGCCGAGCTCTGGGTGATGGCGCCGATGATCGCCACGGTCGAGGAGACCCGCTACTTCACCGCGCTCGCCGCGGACCTCGGCATCCGCGTCGCCGGGGTGATGGTCGAGGTGCCCTCGGCGGCGCTGCTCGCCGAGCAGGTGCTCGATGTCGCGGCGTTCGCCTCGATCGGGACGAACGACCTCACGCAGTACACGATGGCCGCCGACCGACTGCTCGGCACCGTGGCGAACCTGCAGGATCCGTGGCATCCGGCGGTGCTGAAGCTCATCGCCGAGGTCGGCCGCGCCGGCGCGGCCACCGGCAAACCCGTCGGTATCTGCGGCGAGGCCGCCGCCGATCCGCTCCTCGCCGTGGTCCTCGTGGGCCTCGGCGCCACCAGCCTGTCGATGTCCCCATCGGCACTCGCAGACGTCCGCGCCTCCCTCGCGCGGTACGGCCTGGACGACGCACGCGCGATCGCCCGGGCTGCCCTGGCCGCTGAGGGAGCGGCCGAGGCGAAGCAGGCGGCCCGCGAGGCCGCCGAGTCCAGCACGACCGTCCACCCGGCACGGGAGACCGCGCCGTGA